The following coding sequences lie in one Synechococcus sp. PCC 7336 genomic window:
- a CDS encoding DUF4255 domain-containing protein produces the protein MIFDALKLIRDSLESYILQVEAPPDRPSSIVVLGNIGLAQELGGTNTNLNNQVVVTLVNVQEETSLKNLPHYRQENGKTVYRNPPVSLNLFILFSVLHSEAYDTALKRLSRVVEFFQWQKEFSFTTTPGAGNLSRDVRIYPDLYSLTFEQLNHLWGALGGKQVPFVLYKARVVALEAEKRQAEGVPIAEIHINES, from the coding sequence ATGATTTTTGATGCCCTCAAATTAATCAGAGATTCCCTAGAGAGTTACATTTTGCAGGTGGAAGCTCCTCCCGATCGACCCTCTAGTATTGTTGTTTTAGGCAATATTGGACTGGCTCAAGAGCTGGGCGGTACCAATACGAACCTCAATAATCAGGTGGTCGTGACTTTAGTGAATGTGCAGGAAGAAACCTCGTTGAAAAATCTGCCGCACTATCGACAAGAGAACGGCAAAACGGTATACCGCAACCCCCCGGTTAGTCTCAACCTTTTTATCCTTTTCTCAGTGCTTCACAGTGAAGCCTATGACACTGCCCTCAAGCGCCTGTCTCGCGTGGTCGAATTCTTTCAATGGCAGAAGGAGTTCTCGTTTACCACTACACCCGGCGCGGGCAATCTCTCTCGCGACGTGCGTATCTATCCCGATTTGTATTCCCTCACCTTCGAGCAGCTCAACCACCTGTGGGGAGCTTTGGGGGGGAAGCAGGTGCCGTTTGTGCTCTACAAAGCTCGCGTGGTGGCGTTAGAGGCTGAAAAACGGCAGGCGGAAGGGGTGCCGATTGCCGAAATTCATATCAACGAGAGCTAG
- a CDS encoding DUF5908 family protein: protein MSIVIRELVIKTSLSEGGGEQASGSGGEGGKEEIVAECVEQVLSILKDKAER, encoded by the coding sequence ATGTCAATTGTCATTCGAGAACTGGTGATTAAAACCTCTTTGAGTGAAGGGGGTGGAGAGCAAGCCTCCGGTTCTGGAGGTGAGGGGGGAAAAGAGGAAATCGTGGCGGAATGTGTGGAGCAGGTGCTCTCGATCTTAAAAGACAAGGCGGAGCGATAA
- a CDS encoding phage tail protein — protein MAEYPLPKFHFDVQWGGARLGFTEVSGLDVETEMIEYRAGDSKEYNKLRYPGMQKFSNITMKRGTFQGDNDFYNWWNTVALNTIERRDLTISLLNENHEPIVVWKVKNAWPTKVQSTDLKGDGNETAIESVELVHEGLTIQNE, from the coding sequence ATGGCTGAATATCCCTTACCTAAGTTTCATTTTGACGTGCAGTGGGGTGGGGCTCGCTTGGGCTTCACCGAAGTCTCTGGCTTAGATGTTGAAACGGAGATGATTGAGTATCGGGCGGGTGACTCGAAAGAGTACAACAAACTGCGCTATCCCGGTATGCAGAAGTTTAGCAATATCACCATGAAGCGGGGCACGTTTCAAGGGGATAACGATTTCTACAATTGGTGGAATACGGTGGCGCTCAATACCATCGAGCGGCGCGATCTCACGATTAGTTTGCTGAATGAAAACCACGAGCCGATTGTGGTCTGGAAGGTTAAAAATGCTTGGCCGACTAAAGTGCAATCTACTGATCTAAAAGGGGATGGTAACGAAACGGCGATCGAGTCGGTCGAACTGGTTCATGAAGGGCTGACCATTCAGAACGAATAG
- the vgrG gene encoding type VI secretion system tip protein VgrG — MSDRTIPQESTYDVVTFKLLSDGTDITNQYDSISLSVTREVNRIPMARVVLRDGDASEEGFAASDGPDLIPGKELEIAVGFDSNDRSIFKGIIVKHALKVGANGDSVLRLTCQDVATQMTVGRHNRYFVEGTDSEAIEEIIGSYSDLSADVEATAATHAEIVQFYATDWDFVLSRAEMNGQIVLLEDGTAKVKAPATSGDPLITLTYGANLLEFEAEMDARSQLGAVKATAWSYTDGALLEAEGAEPSVNAQGNLSGSDLAAVAAPETLELRHSGFVDQPELQAWADAQLLKSRLAKIQGRVTTRGYPDAKPDALVQLEGMGGRFNGLAYVSGVRHELNGGTWITHLQLGCSPQWFYREPHLLAQPAAGLLPGVNGLQIGVVVQLQDDPNGEDRVLVKIPTLDNEAEGIWARVATLDAGANRGSFFRPEIGDEVVLGFLNDDPRDPIVLGMLNSSAKPAPVQASDDNHEKGIFTRSEMKLTFNDDTQVITIETPSGNKITISDEDKGITLEDQNGNTIVTGDSGITMSSPKDICFEASGAIALKASQDLTLEGLNVSAKANAQFKAEGSGGAEVSTSAIAVLKGSLVQIN; from the coding sequence ATGAGCGATCGCACCATCCCTCAAGAGTCTACCTACGACGTCGTCACCTTCAAGCTGCTGTCTGACGGTACAGACATCACCAACCAATACGACTCGATCTCGTTGTCTGTTACCCGCGAAGTCAACCGCATTCCGATGGCTCGGGTGGTGTTGCGGGATGGGGATGCCTCGGAGGAGGGCTTTGCTGCTAGCGATGGACCGGATTTGATTCCTGGCAAAGAGCTAGAAATTGCTGTGGGGTTCGATAGCAACGATCGCAGCATTTTCAAAGGCATTATCGTCAAGCACGCCCTCAAGGTGGGGGCCAATGGTGACTCGGTGTTGAGGCTCACCTGTCAGGATGTGGCGACCCAGATGACCGTCGGGCGGCACAATCGCTATTTTGTCGAGGGAACCGACAGCGAGGCGATCGAAGAGATTATCGGGAGCTACAGCGACCTGTCTGCTGACGTGGAAGCCACAGCAGCCACCCATGCCGAAATCGTCCAATTCTATGCCACCGACTGGGATTTCGTGCTGTCGCGGGCCGAGATGAACGGCCAGATCGTGCTGCTGGAAGATGGTACGGCGAAGGTCAAAGCTCCTGCCACCAGCGGCGATCCCCTCATTACCCTCACCTACGGGGCCAATTTGCTGGAGTTTGAAGCGGAGATGGACGCCCGCTCGCAGTTGGGGGCAGTCAAAGCCACCGCCTGGAGTTACACCGATGGGGCGCTACTGGAAGCTGAGGGAGCCGAGCCCTCGGTGAATGCTCAGGGCAATCTCTCCGGCTCGGATTTGGCGGCAGTTGCAGCCCCCGAAACCTTGGAACTGCGTCACAGCGGCTTTGTGGACCAACCGGAGCTACAGGCTTGGGCAGATGCTCAATTGCTCAAAAGTCGGCTGGCCAAGATTCAGGGGCGCGTGACTACGCGGGGGTATCCCGATGCTAAGCCGGATGCGCTGGTGCAGTTGGAGGGGATGGGGGGTCGCTTTAACGGGTTGGCCTATGTTTCTGGCGTGCGTCACGAGCTGAATGGCGGCACCTGGATCACTCACCTGCAGTTGGGCTGCTCGCCCCAGTGGTTTTATCGAGAGCCGCACCTGCTGGCACAACCGGCGGCGGGACTGCTGCCGGGGGTGAACGGTCTACAGATTGGGGTGGTGGTGCAGTTGCAGGATGACCCCAATGGCGAGGATCGCGTGTTGGTCAAAATTCCCACCTTGGACAACGAGGCTGAGGGGATTTGGGCGCGGGTGGCGACGCTGGATGCGGGGGCCAATCGCGGCTCGTTTTTCCGCCCCGAGATTGGCGATGAGGTGGTCTTGGGGTTCCTCAACGACGACCCCCGCGATCCGATCGTTTTGGGGATGCTCAACAGTAGTGCCAAACCTGCTCCTGTTCAGGCCAGCGACGACAACCACGAGAAGGGAATCTTCACGCGATCTGAGATGAAGCTGACCTTTAACGACGACACCCAAGTCATCACGATCGAAACCCCCAGCGGCAACAAAATCACCATCTCCGATGAAGACAAGGGCATCACCCTAGAAGACCAAAACGGCAACACGATCGTCACTGGCGATAGCGGCATTACCATGAGCAGCCCCAAGGATATTTGCTTCGAGGCTTCGGGGGCGATCGCCCTCAAGGCCAGTCAAGACCTCACCCTAGAGGGCCTGAATGTAAGCGCCAAAGCCAATGCCCAATTTAAGGCGGAAGGTAGCGGCGGTGCAGAAGTGTCCACTAGTGCGATCGCCGTTCTCAAGGGCTCCCTCGTTCAGATTAATTAA
- a CDS encoding PAAR domain-containing protein — MTKPAARITDLHVCPMVTGLVPHVGGPVLGPGILTVLIGGMPAAVMGDTCTCTGPPDSIVLGSATVLIGGKPAARLGDTTAHGGSIVLGEFTVLIGG, encoded by the coding sequence ATGACCAAACCCGCTGCCCGCATTACCGATCTCCACGTCTGCCCAATGGTGACGGGTTTGGTGCCCCATGTCGGCGGTCCCGTACTCGGTCCCGGCATCCTGACGGTGTTGATTGGGGGGATGCCCGCTGCCGTGATGGGAGATACCTGCACCTGCACCGGTCCCCCCGACTCGATTGTGTTGGGCTCTGCCACTGTGCTGATTGGGGGCAAGCCCGCCGCCCGCTTGGGGGATACCACCGCCCACGGCGGCTCGATTGTGCTGGGGGAGTTCACTGTGTTGATTGGAGGATGA
- a CDS encoding GPW/gp25 family protein, translating into MLNRGKDHLGTGWSFPPSFDRPAKAVRMVSAEDDICESLRILLSTSLGERVMQPDYGCNLQELLFEPLSPTVSSTIKELIRSAIIYHEPRIKLERLDLELSAQVEGLVDITIDYIIRSTNSRFSFVFPFYLQEGANTTLPT; encoded by the coding sequence ATGCTGAATCGTGGCAAAGACCACTTGGGCACTGGCTGGAGCTTTCCTCCCAGTTTCGATCGCCCCGCCAAAGCAGTGCGTATGGTGAGCGCCGAAGACGACATTTGCGAGAGTCTGCGGATTTTGCTCTCCACCAGTTTGGGGGAGCGGGTGATGCAACCGGATTATGGCTGCAATTTGCAGGAGCTGTTGTTCGAGCCGTTGAGTCCCACGGTGTCTAGCACGATTAAGGAATTAATCCGTTCGGCGATTATCTACCACGAACCCCGCATTAAGTTGGAGCGGCTCGATTTGGAGTTGAGCGCTCAGGTGGAGGGGCTGGTGGATATCACGATCGACTACATCATTCGCAGTACCAACTCCCGCTTCAGCTTTGTCTTCCCCTTCTATTTGCAGGAAGGGGCGAATACGACTTTGCCGACATAG
- a CDS encoding phage tail protein, translating into MDGPPALSFFFSVSFRGGGLNADTSFQSVTGLSVDMQTETLKEGGENRFEHILPVRTKYSPLVLKRGLIKDSKLIAWASDAILNFDIQPLDLQVQLLHQNPPDPNAQNRQVEPLVTWKVIGAWPKKWSVSEFNAEQSSLVIETLELNYQYFKQ; encoded by the coding sequence ATGGATGGACCTCCCGCGCTCAGTTTCTTTTTCTCGGTTAGTTTTCGAGGAGGGGGCCTAAATGCTGACACTAGCTTTCAGAGTGTCACGGGTTTGAGTGTCGATATGCAGACCGAAACCCTGAAAGAGGGAGGAGAGAATCGTTTTGAGCACATTCTGCCCGTGCGGACTAAGTACAGTCCCCTAGTGCTAAAGCGCGGCTTAATCAAAGATTCGAAGCTGATTGCTTGGGCCTCTGACGCGATTCTCAATTTCGACATTCAGCCACTCGATTTGCAAGTGCAGCTACTGCACCAAAATCCACCCGATCCCAATGCTCAGAATAGGCAGGTCGAGCCTTTAGTGACCTGGAAGGTGATTGGCGCGTGGCCTAAAAAATGGTCTGTGTCTGAATTTAATGCCGAGCAAAGCTCTCTCGTAATCGAAACGTTAGAACTTAATTATCAATATTTTAAGCAATGA
- a CDS encoding LysM peptidoglycan-binding domain-containing protein, producing the protein MDTGELTKVKIIAFKDKKYSDKLGEFDLPINPDRFSQSFKIEYDEKQATGSQGSDPKFKFTKPEELKLNFTFDGTGVVPVKQGGDTFHKDAIAQLQSFLSIVYSMNEATHKPNFLRLLWGNFSFGGGGQNGFDCILKDLQINYTLFAPDGKPLRVKLSATFLNYIEQVRRLNEQGKQSPDVTHQRTVAAGDKLPLMSHRIYGDADYYLQVAKVNGLVNFRRLGTNTDLRFPPTEKTEL; encoded by the coding sequence ATGGATACTGGTGAACTGACTAAAGTTAAAATTATTGCTTTTAAGGATAAGAAGTACTCGGATAAGCTCGGGGAATTTGATTTGCCGATCAACCCCGATCGATTCTCTCAGTCTTTTAAGATTGAATATGATGAAAAGCAGGCAACTGGCTCGCAGGGGAGCGACCCCAAATTTAAATTCACAAAACCGGAAGAGCTGAAGCTGAATTTCACCTTTGACGGTACGGGTGTCGTGCCGGTGAAACAGGGAGGGGATACCTTTCACAAGGATGCGATCGCCCAATTGCAGTCTTTTTTAAGCATTGTCTACAGCATGAACGAGGCCACCCACAAGCCCAATTTTTTGCGGCTGTTGTGGGGCAATTTCTCCTTTGGGGGAGGAGGCCAAAATGGCTTTGATTGTATCCTCAAAGATTTACAAATCAACTACACCCTGTTTGCCCCCGATGGAAAACCGCTACGGGTGAAATTGAGTGCTACCTTTCTGAACTACATCGAACAGGTGCGTCGCCTGAACGAACAGGGCAAACAATCGCCCGATGTGACTCACCAGCGCACGGTTGCGGCTGGCGACAAATTACCGCTCATGTCCCACCGCATCTACGGCGATGCCGATTACTACCTACAGGTGGCCAAGGTTAACGGGCTGGTTAACTTCCGCCGCTTGGGTACCAATACCGATTTGAGATTTCCTCCCACTGAGAAGACAGAGCTATGA